CCTGTGTAATGTTTAATGCTACATCTGGTTATACTCATCGTGGGTTAAATTAATGTTGAGAAGTATCTGTCAGTACGGtagcttatttatttcattatactTATTCAGGCTTAGTTAGTAAGAAAATATGTTTacttttacatgataagtatgttgttgttttgatcataatgattaaattatgtattaaaataaattcgtagTTCTGTATAGTTAATCAAGTATACCTCCACATAACATCAACAAGCAGAATACGCCACAGCTTCCCCAAAACTTTGTTTATTCTTATGTATCCTCCCAAAATGCGCCCTCATAATCTTCTTCGTAGTAAAAGCTTTATCGCACACTTCACACTTAAAGTTCTTCTCTCCACTGTGTTTGTACATGTGGTTCTTTAATCGATTGCTTGAGAAGGACCTCCATCCGCACACGCTGCAAATATGGTTTCTCTCTTTGAGATGCGAGTCCCGGACATGCGTGGTCATGTTGCTTCGAAAAACGAATGTTTTCGGGCAATACATGCATTTAACCTCACTTCTGTTCTTATGTGAGGCCGCCATGTGTTGGGAGCGCTTGTAGTGTGTCTTGAAAAGCTCCGGGCAAACGAGACATTTGAATTTCTTGTCGTGATTATGCCGTTCGTGGGTTAAAAGTTTCGACTTCGACTCGAATTTATCTCCGCATTCAGTACACAGAAGCTGCGTATTCTCGTGAGCAGATTTCACGTGCGTCCTTAAGAGGTTTTCTcctttgaaatgttgtccgcATAAATCGCATAGAATTGTCGACGCGCCTTTATGTTGTTTGTTCGTGTGCATCAAAAGATGGCCGAATGTTCTAAAATTGGCCATGCAGACCAAACAAGTCACTGACGTGTTTTCAAGCCTAAATGCCGTTATATTAATGCCGACATCTTTATTATAAACTACTGCGTGCTTCGCCACTAAATGATCAATCAAGTCGTAAAgatcttttatgttttcgtCGCATAGTTTACACGCTAAATTTGACGTGTCCACGTAGACCACTGGTTCCCAATAGTTGTTCATTGCTTTCACTTTTATTTCGTCGTTGTCGTGAGCTACTTGGTGAAGTTTGAGGTCCGCTGGTTCTTGGAAGATGTCGTAGCAATAGAAGCATCTGTATGCGCTTTTGAGCCACCGAAATGGCATAACATTTGACTTCAACAGTACATGTAATACATTCTTTATCGTTGTGTCCCGTTGTTGTTTGGTGGAGAGCGTCTTTTTAGACCACTGCCCGATGTCTGGATCTATGTCTTCGGGGGTTTTGCGTGTGGTTGGACGTTTTAGCTGCCTCACTCCTTTACGTTCGCCTGAAAGGAAAACGGACGAATGAGGTGGTTTCCTTTCAGGCGAAGTGAGTGAATGGATAAACTAGGATAGAAGAAAGTTGTGTTTATATATTATCTAatatattaggtccttacatatgaaattggcgttttctataggaggaacataaagtcgttttttagggttccgtagccaaaatggcaaaaacggaacccttatagtttcgtcatgtccgtctgtccgtctgtcacagccgatttactcggaaactataagtactacagtgatgaaatttgatgggaatatgtgttgtatgaaccgctacaaaaatatgacactaaatagtaaaaaaaagaattgggggtggggccccccatacatgtaactgagggatgaaattttttttttcgatgtacatacccgtgtggggtatcaatggaaaggtcttttaaaatgatataaagttttctaaaaaacatttttcttaaagtgaacggtttttgagatatcagctctcaaagtcgtaaaaagtatgtccccccccctctatttttataactacggggtataaaattctaaaaaaaatagaggtgatgcatgctaattaactctttcaacgatttttggtttgatcaaagtatctcttatagtttttgagataggttgatttaactgtgctacggaaccctttgtgcgcgagcccgactcgcacttggccggtttttttaaatgaaatatattaaattaatcaaagtatgtaccattgctatgtatgcacttttgccatctcataggtagttcattgatcctcttactaaaaaaaccattcgggcgggaatcaataaaatctttgaaggcggtttggactgccccatcggagttgaattttttccttgcaagtagttatccaaattgcgaaaaaaatggtgatctgttggagcaaggtccggagagtacggtagatgtctaagacattctaattgaagctcctctaatttggtagccgtctgttgtgTAGTGTGTGGTTtagcgttgtcctgaagcagcagtggcctagagcgattgaccagcctcgattgtttagcagctagcttttccatcatggtttgcagttgctgacaatagatatctgccgtaatcgtctggccagatttaagaaagctgtagtgaacgacaccggcactagtccaccaaacacttacaaacaactatttttttgtcaattttcgcttagggcaggatttggctggttcgccagggttcagccattgcgatgagcgcttccgattatcgtagaggatccacttttcatcacaggtaatgattcgatttaaaattccttcattattgtgccggttgagtaacgtaacgcagcagtcgacgcgcgtttgtcggtttgcttcactcaattcatgaggtacccacctttcaagctttttcaccttcccaatttgcttcaagtggattagaatagttttatcactaacaccggagcctgcagctaactcggacgtggtttgcgatggatccgcttccacaatagccttcaattcttcattatcaactttggtctccggccgtccacgaggcttgttctgcaggtcgaaatttccagaacgaaaacgttggaaccaaaaacgcactgtgttttcttctgcgacaccgtcaccatacacatcattaatccttcgagccgtttctgcagcactggtgccacggtggaactcatactcgtaaataacgagatatttcaagttttccattttgtaaacagagtgacacaaagaaaaaaacaaaagaagaaaaaacaaatgaattagggggtttgaaacacaaatgcatgagtaaatagctgtatgaatttgaatttggaattcctaaccataaaggtaatatttgagatcaaagtggccagttcgacaaaacgccaatttcatatgtaaggacctaatatattaggcatttatacttatatattttaggCAGTTTAGGTTTAAATCTATTCATGAATTTTACATATAACATAAAACTAGTTATGACAGGTATTTTACTGAAAACGTAagcaagtatttttatttttttcacccTTAGGTACATTATGCTCACTAATTACTTCTTGGAGGTTGACtggtaaaaatacttatagcattaagtccaccggATTGTACATCAATAAATAGAGAAGGAGATTCAAAGATCTGGATTTACATTAAGGTTTTTATTCGAAAAGACTTACTCCATTACATACCTAAATGGCAGTTATcacatattcataattttctaCAATGTGAGGTAATCTTACAACTGAATAACAAGAGGGAATCTtaacaaacattaaatttcaGTCAACATAATGCACCTCGCGTTCGTGACTTCGCAATTCTTCAACATCCACAAATCCATGTCGGCACTTCCGACACACACGACCAAAGTTTCCCGTGTGCACTTTCATGTGCGTGCGCAAGTTGCTCGACCGTCCAAATTTACGCTTGCAGATACTACACTCGTAGTCGCGCTCACCCAAATGCTTACGCTTGTGCAGCTTAATCAACCATTTGATGCTCGCTTTGTAATCGCACATATCACACTCGTACGTAGCCTCGGAATGCTTTGACTGCATGTGGATTAGCAGAGCCCCTTTCGTATTACAAACTTTGGGACACATTTCACATTTAATCACAAACTTTTCCACATTATGAGCTTTCCCCATGTGGACTTTAAGTTGGTAGTCGTTATAGAAGCGTAGGCTGCAAAGCGAGCAATTATGAACTTTAACTTGACCGTGCTTGAGTTCTTTATGCCTTGCCAGCGTTTTTTGTCCTTCGAACATCTTCTTGCATATCGAACAGCGGTATCCCACGTGGCTGTTGTTGAAGTGTCGCATCATTCTGTCCTTATACAGGAAGCTGAGGCCACATATTTGGCAGACATACGAGTGTGAAACGTGTATCTTGTACATATGAGACACGAGTGACGAGAAATTGTCAAATCTATCTTCGCACTGCGTACACGCGTACTCGTCTTTGGTCAATACGAATGGGAACGCACATACACCAACCTCAACATCGTAATTATCTTCGTGAGTTTGTATAATATGGCTTATAAGACCTTGAAGACTATCTATAGGTTCCAGACATACTTTACAAGCAATATTTTGAACGTCTAACTTTATAGGTACGTCTTTGGATTTTACTCTTTTCTTTATGAATTCCTCCAGGTGTAGGTTTGAATGTTTTTGGTTGGTATGTGAGATAAGATTATCACAGTCGGTTATGTCCTTGCTGCAATAGAAGCATTTAAATCTTGTAGACATCCATTGGAAAGGTGTGACGTTCCCATAGTGCAACAATAGTGCAATATTTCTTCTAATGTTTGCTAGTTTTTCCACGCAGGTCGGCTTTTCTTCTTTGATCTTAACAACCCCTGTGGAAGAATACGTCCGTTTTTTATCCGAAAAAATAGCAGTTGGAAATTTTGACTGTTATTATTGTGATGACTTATTGGTGACTGTTTAGTTATAGAACCTCTACTATCTTAGTTATGTTAGATAAATAGAAATCGCTGCAGCATTAGGCTCGCCAACTTTACAATACCTATATCTCAGTTAGGTTTTATGTTGTTCAAGTTTTGTCGGTAAGGTTgtgaaaataaatttgtagAAACGGTTACAGTTGATTTATTCaaagaaataaatgaacaaaatTATGATATAAATATAGTACCTGATTACAGTGTTGATATCCGTATAAATAGCATATTCCTAGTTCATACAGATGACATGTGTATTACGAGTATAACTATAACAACAATGGTAGCGATTGTAAAAACACAAATTTCAATGCCAAAATTAAACTGTAATTAATAGTagtttgatttaaattatacttcatgaatgttttttttatatttttttgtaaatacctTTTTACATATTTCAGAAGTGACAGTGATTATTATCAAGATTTGTTTGTTCACAATCGCCACTTATCATCCCTTACTTTAcactttaaaaacataatcgaTGACATCAGACCCGTCAGTTTGATTATTTATAACCTCAAAATGCACAACACTCTCATCATCTATCAACAATACTTGCTGGTCTTGTTCAGGCTCCTGTTCTATAATCTGGTATTCTGGGTGGTTCCTCTTTATATGTGTCTTCAAATTCACTTGAAACCCGAAAGCTTTGTTGCATATTTCACACACGAAATTCTTCGAGTGAATCGTCGTGTGCGTGTTCAGATTGCTCTTTTTCGAGAACTTTTTTCCGCAAACTGTGCACACGTATTTCTTTTCTCCATTGTGCTTCACCATGTGCAGCTTCAGATCGTAGGGCCCGAAGAATTTGTCTCCGCACACTTGACACTCGACGTTCTTTTCGCGTAAATGCACTCGTCTCATGTGCCTCGACATTATGCCCTCTTGGGGGTAAACTTTCGGACAATGTGGGCATTTCACCTTCAACTCCTCTATTCCGTGGACGTTAGctaaatgttgtttttttaaatacgtgCTTTTGAACGACTCCGGGCAGTGCGGGCAACTAGAAAGATTCGCCAAATGGACATTCTTTTCGTGAAGCATTTTCTTCGAAAGCGTCGCTAGGCTCTCATCGCAATACTCGCAGTTGTACCCACCTTCTCTATGGTAGTATCTATTGTGCATTCTCAAGTGGTTCTCACCTTGGAAGCTGGTTCCACACACGTCGCACATATAGTTATGGTTCAAATGGTGTTTGTTCGCGTGCCGAAGCAGATATTCGAAGAATACGAATTTGGTATTACACGTTGCGCAGGTCGGACTCTCTTTGTCTAAAAAGAACGGGAGAACACAGTTCGGGACGCCGACATCGTACTCTGCATCGTGGGATATGATTAAATGATGTATCAGACTTTCTAGATCAGAGATCGTGTATGGACAAAGCTTGCAAGAGAGCCCAGTGACGTCAATTTTCACCGCTGCGTCTTTGTTTCTGTTGCTAGTCATTCGATCGTGGATTACGAGTTCCAGGTTAGAGAACTGATGCTCGTCTGCCGTGTGCTGTCTTAGTGTGACAGGGTCCTTAATGTGTTCCGTGCAATAGAAGCACTGGAACTTTCCCTTGTTCCATAGGAACGGGGTGACGGTCGTGTATTGTAATAGATATTCGATGTTGCGTTGTTTTAACGCGAGTTGTCTGGTAAGCTCCgcttttttgtatttgtctTCCAACGTTATGTGTCCACCTGGAATGAAATGGCGATTTTATTTTCTAGGTTTCGGTTTGTGAACATTTTTGCTCTCATAATTAACttttattaatacatttttgttGTTAGTCCTATTCACGCGTACACTTGTTTGTCCTTCCTAAttaatatcatttttattataatacgtAAACCATAGCATCACCTAAAACACGTGTTAATGTTTCAGAAAGTATAGTTATCATGCCCAAATGGC
The Plutella xylostella chromosome 24, ilPluXylo3.1, whole genome shotgun sequence DNA segment above includes these coding regions:
- the LOC125490464 gene encoding zinc finger protein 287-like; its protein translation is MSSSKFPTAIFSDKKRTYSSTGVVKIKEEKPTCVEKLANIRRNIALLLHYGNVTPFQWMSTRFKCFYCSKDITDCDNLISHTNQKHSNLHLEEFIKKRVKSKDVPIKLDVQNIACKVCLEPIDSLQGLISHIIQTHEDNYDVEVGVCAFPFVLTKDEYACTQCEDRFDNFSSLVSHMYKIHVSHSYVCQICGLSFLYKDRMMRHFNNSHVGYRCSICKKMFEGQKTLARHKELKHGQVKVHNCSLCSLRFYNDYQLKVHMGKAHNVEKFVIKCEMCPKVCNTKGALLIHMQSKHSEATYECDMCDYKASIKWLIKLHKRKHLGERDYECSICKRKFGRSSNLRTHMKVHTGNFGRVCRKCRHGFVDVEELRSHEREVHYVD
- the LOC105398729 gene encoding zinc finger protein 737 isoform X3 yields the protein MDFDEVVVKESPGLCRCCLSEGCYKDLGSEYSWMGDTEIYADMLLECFDIGISQHIEGPNGPNRLICEVCITRLRDACNFKKQVVESEKKFVDMVGRGEFRDKAVVFEGMKTEPPPQAEALDVEYLDDIDFGEEADPEDLLKTDTDAEGTEDITVAALPVKRGRGRPRKHPAVKPEKKSKLAKYEEKARSSKSSAKGGHITLEDKYKKAELTRQLALKQRNIEYLLQYTTVTPFLWNKGKFQCFYCTEHIKDPVTLRQHTADEHQFSNLELVIHDRMTSNRNKDAAVKIDVTGLSCKLCPYTISDLESLIHHLIISHDAEYDVGVPNCVLPFFLDKESPTCATCNTKFVFFEYLLRHANKHHLNHNYMCDVCGTSFQGENHLRMHNRYYHREGGYNCEYCDESLATLSKKMLHEKNVHLANLSSCPHCPESFKSTYLKKQHLANVHGIEELKVKCPHCPKVYPQEGIMSRHMRRVHLREKNVECQVCGDKFFGPYDLKLHMVKHNGEKKYVCTVCGKKFSKKSNLNTHTTIHSKNFVCEICNKAFGFQVNLKTHIKRNHPEYQIIEQEPEQDQQVLLIDDESVVHFEVINNQTDGSDVIDYVFKV